In one Brevibacillus composti genomic region, the following are encoded:
- a CDS encoding VOC family protein — protein sequence MEMIEVCLETAQLAEVKDFYHGTLGLALLEEEENSFAVQAGATKLCFVRGEGNPFYHFAFNIPENKIEEAIEWLDGRVKLLEEEGDTLVFFPHWNAHSIYFLDPAGNIVEFISRHNLANRREGAFTSQDILCVSEIGMPVDDVMDTIEKMQTVLQLPVWREPTSQFAPLGGEDGLFILVAIGRTWFMSDRAAHAYPLKVTIKGKRNVQTFVKSYHIKVLEESSLSLA from the coding sequence ATGGAAATGATAGAAGTGTGTTTAGAAACAGCCCAACTGGCTGAAGTGAAAGACTTTTATCACGGTACGCTGGGATTGGCTTTGCTGGAAGAAGAGGAGAATTCATTTGCAGTACAAGCAGGAGCCACGAAGCTGTGTTTTGTCCGCGGGGAAGGGAACCCCTTTTATCATTTCGCCTTTAACATCCCGGAGAACAAGATCGAGGAAGCCATAGAGTGGCTGGATGGACGGGTAAAGCTGTTGGAGGAAGAAGGAGATACCCTTGTCTTCTTTCCTCACTGGAATGCTCACTCTATTTATTTCCTCGATCCTGCGGGGAATATTGTGGAATTTATCTCCAGGCATAATCTAGCCAATCGGAGGGAAGGGGCATTTACCTCCCAGGATATTCTTTGTGTAAGTGAAATCGGTATGCCGGTAGATGATGTGATGGATACGATCGAGAAAATGCAGACTGTCCTCCAGCTTCCGGTTTGGCGAGAGCCTACCTCCCAGTTCGCTCCGCTGGGTGGAGAGGATGGCTTGTTCATTCTAGTTGCAATAGGAAGAACCTGGTTCATGAGTGACCGAGCCGCACACGCCTATCCCTTGAAAGTGACGATAAAGGGAAAAAGGAATGTCCAGACGTTTGTGAAGTCTTATCACATCAAAGTCTTGGAGGAATCTTCACTCTCCCTCGCGTAA